The following coding sequences are from one Streptomyces angustmyceticus window:
- a CDS encoding thioesterase family protein, whose amino-acid sequence MTDHPPGPLPLFHQTVRDDWIDYNGHLSEAYYVLVFGFATDALMDAAGLDAAYRDRTGCSLYTVEAHVRYLREVARGSELTVRTCVLGVDGRKLRLLHEMFAGPPSGSPVATEELFALHVDRAAGGAAPLPAASRDHLAGLLAPAPPWAGHGIHGVPPRR is encoded by the coding sequence ATGACCGACCACCCGCCCGGCCCCCTCCCCCTCTTCCACCAGACCGTCCGGGACGACTGGATCGACTACAACGGCCATCTCAGCGAGGCCTACTACGTCCTGGTCTTCGGCTTCGCCACCGACGCCCTGATGGACGCGGCCGGCCTCGACGCGGCCTACCGGGACCGCACCGGCTGCTCCCTGTACACGGTCGAGGCGCACGTCCGCTACCTCCGCGAGGTCGCCCGGGGCAGCGAACTCACCGTCCGCACCTGCGTGTTGGGCGTCGACGGCCGGAAACTGCGCCTCCTCCACGAGATGTTCGCCGGCCCGCCGTCCGGCTCCCCGGTGGCCACCGAGGAGCTGTTCGCCCTGCACGTCGACCGGGCCGCCGGGGGCGCCGCGCCGCTGCCCGCCGCGAGCCGGGACCACCTCGCCGGGCTCCTCGCCCCGGCGCCCCCGTGGGCGGGCCACGGGATCCACGGGGTGCCGCCACGGCGGTGA
- a CDS encoding SpoIIE family protein phosphatase has translation MADRGAKRPTVSVPDDWPAHPDLTLALNGMGGFDWDLDSGLMHMDTPALEVFDMLPSEWDDRPATLGRRVPPHEAARLDALVARALKDGSDSYGAYFRVRLRDGALRWTHSQGSIRRDSSGRPRRIIGVVRDASHEYTHAAERLAVDEERRRHTSVVERTTAALAHARTVREVIAVLADEQGLSRLGAENVILGLVEAGRIRLVSEGKAGSFVPDLEYTRVGDEFPMSEVVRTLTPRYVGSRAAFKRDYPRLWPAIEPLDVHSAAYLPLIAQGRPIGVIGLFFERESDFRDQERNVLVALGSSIAQSLARAMLYDQEHDLAAGLQQAMLPRRIPGVVGAQIAVRYRSARMGRDIGGDWYDVIPLPDGRVGAVIGDVQGHDTQAAALMGQLRIVLRAYAAEGHAPATVMARASAFLNELDTDRFATCTYVDADLSTGAARIVRAGHIDPLLRHAEGICRRLPVAGGLPLGIASEFRRLDYPVTTVLLAPGDTLLLCTDGIVEQPGTDLDDGMRRLAREVRSGPQDVQQLADRLCETADERTGEDDMALLLLRRLGAPEHDIVGRFRQHIAPADPEGLSAARHMIRAAVRAWGAAERSEEIELVADELITNALLHTDGEAVVNIRMPHSVGRLLRLEVEDHSSSLPRRREPGEAGVSGRGLLLVDRLADVWGVEPRGSGKCVWCEFNCS, from the coding sequence ATGGCTGACCGGGGAGCGAAGCGGCCCACCGTGTCGGTGCCGGACGACTGGCCCGCCCACCCGGACCTGACCCTGGCCCTCAACGGCATGGGCGGCTTCGACTGGGACCTCGACAGCGGGCTGATGCACATGGACACGCCCGCCCTCGAGGTGTTCGACATGCTCCCCTCGGAGTGGGACGACCGCCCGGCCACCCTCGGCCGCCGCGTCCCGCCCCACGAGGCGGCCCGCCTGGACGCCCTGGTCGCCCGCGCCCTCAAGGACGGCAGCGACTCCTACGGCGCCTACTTCCGGGTCCGGCTGCGCGACGGCGCGCTGCGCTGGACCCACAGCCAGGGCAGCATCCGCCGCGACAGCAGCGGCCGGCCCCGCCGCATCATCGGCGTGGTGCGCGACGCCAGCCACGAATACACCCACGCGGCCGAGCGGCTCGCCGTCGACGAGGAGCGCCGCCGGCACACCAGCGTCGTCGAACGCACCACCGCGGCGCTGGCCCACGCCCGGACGGTCCGCGAGGTCATCGCCGTGCTCGCCGACGAGCAGGGGCTCAGCCGGCTGGGCGCGGAGAACGTGATCCTCGGACTCGTCGAGGCCGGCCGCATCCGGCTGGTCTCCGAGGGCAAGGCGGGAAGCTTTGTGCCCGATCTGGAGTACACGCGGGTGGGGGACGAATTCCCGATGAGCGAGGTGGTCCGCACCCTCACTCCGCGTTACGTGGGCAGCCGCGCGGCCTTCAAGCGCGACTACCCCCGGCTGTGGCCGGCCATCGAACCGCTCGACGTCCACTCCGCCGCCTATCTCCCGCTGATCGCGCAGGGCCGCCCGATCGGCGTCATCGGCCTCTTCTTCGAGAGGGAGAGCGACTTCCGCGACCAGGAGCGCAACGTCCTGGTGGCGCTCGGCAGCAGCATCGCGCAGAGCCTGGCCCGGGCCATGCTCTACGACCAGGAGCACGACCTCGCCGCGGGCCTCCAGCAGGCCATGCTGCCGCGCCGGATCCCCGGCGTCGTCGGCGCCCAGATCGCCGTCCGCTACCGCTCCGCCCGGATGGGCCGGGACATCGGCGGCGACTGGTACGACGTCATCCCGCTGCCCGACGGCCGCGTCGGCGCCGTCATCGGCGACGTCCAGGGCCACGACACCCAGGCCGCGGCACTCATGGGACAGCTGCGGATCGTGCTGCGCGCCTACGCCGCCGAAGGGCACGCCCCCGCCACCGTCATGGCCCGCGCCTCCGCCTTCCTCAACGAACTCGACACCGACCGCTTCGCCACCTGCACCTACGTCGACGCGGACCTCAGCACCGGCGCCGCCCGGATCGTCCGGGCCGGCCACATCGACCCGCTGCTCCGGCACGCCGAGGGCATCTGCCGCAGGCTGCCGGTGGCCGGCGGGCTGCCGCTCGGGATCGCCTCCGAGTTCCGGCGGCTCGACTACCCGGTCACCACCGTCCTGCTCGCCCCCGGCGACACTCTGCTGCTGTGCACCGACGGCATCGTCGAACAGCCCGGCACCGACCTCGACGACGGAATGCGGCGGCTCGCCCGCGAGGTCCGCTCGGGCCCCCAGGACGTCCAGCAACTCGCCGACCGGCTCTGCGAGACGGCCGACGAACGGACCGGCGAGGACGACATGGCGCTGCTCCTGCTGCGCCGCCTCGGCGCGCCCGAGCACGACATCGTCGGACGCTTCCGCCAGCACATCGCGCCCGCCGACCCCGAGGGCCTGTCCGCCGCCCGGCACATGATCCGGGCCGCGGTGCGCGCCTGGGGCGCGGCGGAACGGTCCGAGGAGATCGAACTGGTCGCCGACGAGCTGATCACCAACGCGCTGCTGCACACCGACGGCGAGGCCGTCGTCAACATCCGTATGCCGCACAGCGTCGGCCGCCTGCTGCGGCTGGAGGTCGAGGACCACTCCAGCAGCCTGCCGCGCCGCCGCGAGCCGGGCGAGGCCGGCGTCTCCGGCCGCGGACTGCTGCTCGTGGACCGCCTGGCCGATGTCTGGGGTGTGGAACCGCGCGGCAGCGGAAAGTGCGTATGGTGCGAGTTCAACTGCTCCTGA
- a CDS encoding TetR/AcrR family transcriptional regulator, giving the protein MEDAPGPRITDEGGDVTDRVRDVIARLGCSHREFARRIVMDPSKLSRSLGGTRRFTLAEIVRVADIGGVDTGWLLGAPERPAAPPDRAPAAVPEGGRPLQIVRETVRLIAEHGFHAVRVADIAAACGTSPAAVHYHFPGRDELLEAAVRWCMDEDTERRAAGLAAAPDARGELLHLIALQTPRTEQQRRQWLVWLDLWAQAARSTAVGRLHEHYYRQWRTTVADVVRRGVGQGVFRAVDPEFAALRLTALIDGLATQVLATAPDSTGPDTMHAALLAFVDSELTAAPAG; this is encoded by the coding sequence ATGGAGGACGCCCCCGGCCCCCGGATCACCGACGAGGGCGGTGATGTCACGGACCGTGTCCGCGACGTGATCGCCCGGCTCGGCTGCAGCCACCGCGAATTCGCCCGCCGGATCGTGATGGACCCGTCGAAACTGTCCAGGTCACTGGGCGGCACCCGGCGGTTCACGCTGGCCGAGATCGTCCGTGTCGCCGACATCGGCGGGGTGGACACGGGCTGGCTGCTCGGCGCCCCCGAGCGGCCCGCGGCACCGCCCGACCGCGCACCGGCGGCCGTCCCCGAGGGCGGCCGGCCGCTGCAGATCGTGCGGGAGACCGTCCGGCTGATCGCCGAGCACGGCTTCCACGCCGTACGGGTCGCCGACATCGCGGCCGCCTGCGGCACCAGCCCGGCCGCCGTCCACTACCACTTCCCCGGCCGCGACGAGCTGCTGGAGGCGGCCGTGCGCTGGTGCATGGACGAGGACACCGAGCGCCGCGCCGCCGGCCTGGCCGCCGCCCCCGACGCCCGCGGCGAGCTGCTGCACCTGATCGCGCTGCAGACGCCGCGCACCGAGCAGCAGCGCCGGCAGTGGCTGGTGTGGCTCGACCTGTGGGCCCAGGCGGCCCGCTCCACGGCCGTGGGACGGCTGCACGAGCACTACTACCGGCAGTGGCGCACCACCGTCGCCGACGTCGTACGCCGCGGCGTCGGCCAGGGCGTGTTCCGCGCCGTCGATCCGGAGTTCGCCGCGCTGCGGCTGACCGCCCTGATCGACGGCCTGGCCACCCAGGTGCTCGCCACCGCGCCGGACAGCACAGGACCCGACACGATGCACGCCGCGCTGCTCGCCTTCGTCGACAGCGAGCTCACCGCCGCCCCCGCCGGCTGA
- a CDS encoding 3-hydroxyacyl-CoA dehydrogenase NAD-binding domain-containing protein has translation MPETTPAPCAPEDVRRIACIGAGVIGGGWVAHFLARGYEVTAWDPAADAGDKLRRLVAAAWPALEQIGLAEGAAPDRLTLAPTLAEAVADADFVQESAPENLELKRSLLAELAAATRPGVVIASSTSGYPMTDMQTAAGDAGRLVVGHPFNPPYLIPLVEVVGGKRTDRAAVDWASRFYDLAGKSVITMDRELPGFIANRLQEALWREALHMVANGEATVTDIDASITEGPGLRWAFMGPCLTFALAGGEGGMAHMLDHFGPSLKSPWTRLAAPELDRELRDAMVDGCADAAGGRTYADLVAERDQGVIDVLRATGRLGSTRR, from the coding sequence ATGCCCGAAACCACCCCCGCCCCCTGTGCCCCCGAGGACGTACGCCGTATCGCCTGTATAGGCGCCGGCGTGATCGGCGGCGGCTGGGTCGCCCACTTCCTCGCCCGCGGCTACGAAGTCACCGCCTGGGACCCGGCCGCCGACGCCGGGGACAAGCTCCGCCGCCTGGTGGCCGCCGCCTGGCCCGCCCTGGAGCAGATCGGCCTGGCCGAGGGCGCCGCACCGGACCGGCTGACGCTCGCCCCCACGCTCGCCGAGGCGGTCGCCGACGCCGACTTCGTCCAGGAGAGCGCCCCGGAGAACCTGGAGTTGAAGCGCTCCCTGCTCGCCGAACTGGCCGCCGCGACCCGGCCCGGCGTGGTCATCGCCTCCTCCACCTCCGGCTACCCGATGACCGACATGCAGACGGCGGCCGGGGACGCCGGCCGCCTGGTCGTCGGCCACCCCTTCAACCCGCCCTACCTCATCCCGCTGGTCGAGGTCGTCGGCGGCAAGCGGACCGACCGGGCGGCCGTCGACTGGGCGTCGCGCTTCTACGACCTGGCGGGCAAGTCCGTGATCACCATGGACCGCGAGCTGCCCGGCTTCATCGCCAACCGCCTCCAGGAGGCCCTCTGGCGCGAGGCGCTGCACATGGTCGCCAACGGCGAGGCCACGGTCACGGACATCGACGCCTCGATCACCGAAGGCCCGGGGCTGCGCTGGGCGTTCATGGGCCCCTGCCTGACCTTCGCGCTGGCCGGCGGCGAGGGCGGGATGGCCCATATGCTCGACCACTTCGGCCCGTCCCTGAAGTCGCCGTGGACCCGGCTGGCCGCCCCCGAACTCGACCGCGAGCTGCGCGACGCCATGGTCGACGGCTGCGCGGACGCGGCGGGCGGCCGCACGTACGCGGATCTGGTCGCCGAGCGCGACCAGGGCGTCATCGACGTCCTGCGCGCCACGGGCCGCCTGGGGAGCACCCGCCGATGA
- a CDS encoding DUF427 domain-containing protein, with amino-acid sequence MTATKGHHIEVEQGTEHVRVTVGGRLLADSRRPLLLHETGYPVRYYLPPEDVRTDLLTPSATHTVCPFKGTASYWSLPGGPEDLVWAYPDPRPAVARIKDHFCFYEVDTD; translated from the coding sequence ATGACCGCCACCAAGGGCCATCACATCGAGGTCGAGCAGGGCACCGAGCACGTCCGCGTCACGGTCGGCGGCCGGCTGCTGGCCGACTCCCGCCGCCCGCTCCTGCTCCACGAGACCGGCTACCCCGTGCGGTACTACCTTCCGCCCGAGGACGTCCGCACCGACCTGCTGACCCCGTCCGCGACCCACACCGTCTGCCCCTTCAAGGGCACCGCGTCCTACTGGTCGCTTCCCGGCGGCCCGGAGGACCTGGTGTGGGCCTACCCCGACCCGCGCCCCGCGGTGGCGCGGATCAAGGACCACTTCTGCTTCTACGAGGTCGACACGGACTGA
- a CDS encoding BKACE family enzyme, with protein MNNEVIITCALTGAGDTVHRSPHVPVTPEQIAASAVEAASAGAAVVHIHVRDPETGAPSRDPRLYAEVVERIKETGTDVVLNLTAGMGGDLVIDPDRPLRQLPGTDLVGGLERLPHVEELLPDICTLDCGSLNFGDGSNLYVSTPDMLRAGARRIQELGVRPELEIFDTGQLWFAKQLLAEGLLDDPTVFQLCMGIPWGAPAEPGVLQSMVNLLPEGAQWASFALGRMQMPWVAQSVLLGGHVRVGLEDNLYLSKGVKATNGALVERAVQITELLGATVAAPDRARALLGLKPRA; from the coding sequence GTGAACAACGAGGTCATCATCACCTGCGCGCTCACCGGCGCCGGCGACACCGTCCACCGCTCCCCGCACGTCCCCGTGACGCCCGAGCAGATCGCCGCGTCGGCCGTCGAGGCGGCGTCCGCGGGCGCCGCGGTGGTGCACATCCACGTACGCGACCCCGAGACCGGCGCCCCGTCGCGCGATCCGCGGCTGTACGCCGAGGTCGTCGAGCGGATCAAGGAGACCGGCACCGACGTCGTGCTCAACCTCACCGCGGGCATGGGCGGCGACCTGGTGATCGACCCCGACCGGCCGCTGCGGCAGCTGCCCGGTACGGACCTGGTCGGCGGCCTGGAGCGGCTGCCGCACGTCGAGGAGCTGCTGCCGGACATCTGCACCCTGGACTGCGGCTCCCTCAACTTCGGCGACGGCTCCAACCTCTACGTCTCGACGCCCGACATGCTGCGGGCGGGCGCCCGGCGCATCCAGGAACTCGGGGTGCGGCCCGAGCTGGAGATCTTCGACACCGGTCAGCTGTGGTTCGCCAAGCAGCTGCTGGCCGAGGGGCTCTTGGACGACCCGACGGTCTTCCAGCTCTGCATGGGCATCCCCTGGGGCGCCCCCGCCGAGCCCGGCGTCCTGCAGTCGATGGTCAACCTGCTGCCCGAGGGCGCCCAGTGGGCGAGCTTCGCGCTCGGCCGCATGCAGATGCCCTGGGTCGCCCAGTCGGTCCTCCTCGGCGGCCATGTGCGGGTCGGCCTGGAGGACAACCTGTACCTCAGCAAGGGCGTCAAGGCCACCAACGGCGCCCTCGTCGAACGCGCCGTCCAGATCACCGAGTTGCTCGGCGCCACGGTCGCCGCCCCCGACCGGGCCCGTGCCCTCCTGGGCCTGAAGCCGCGAGCCTGA